catCTCAACCTGTTCAACGGCTAGAAACCGCTTTCCGGTGCCCCTGCCGTGGCAATGCCCAGGGACGCATGCCTCAGCAGCAAGAGCATGATGACTGCCCACCGGATCCAGGAATGGAAACTGGAGCAtgtggccggcgaggtggaGGGCAATCACCAAACGCTGATAAACGGACACGCCGAGTACACGGTTCGTGCCTCCCACGACtggctcctcgagcgcgaaGGGACCTCTTCACGTTGCCTGGTATGCCTGGACCCGAAGGCGGGTGCTGAGTTGACTCCCATCGGCAGTTCCCCCGCGCTGCTACTCGGGCCGGCCGTGACGCTCACGATACGAGCTATCTCGCGAGGCTAGTGTTGAGAGGGCTTTGAGTCAGCCTCCCTATGGACCTGTGGATGCGTGCCCTTTGGGGCAAACCTCCACAGTCGCAGCCATAGCTTAGATTCTCGACAACATCATCTCTTCGAGCGTCATTTTACTACGCCTCCTATTATCAGCCCTCTTACTCTGTGACAGCTCCGTCGTCAGCAGCTTCCTCTTCCTTACTGAGTGCACGCAATTTGAAGCTTTCAACCggccaggcgcaggcgcgggaTAAAAACAACAACGAACACGCCGTCTGGAGCCCACTGGCACGAGCAccaacaacatcaacaacaacacaaGGCAAGGCACGAAGAGCACATCATGACGTCTTCACAGCCGGTATTGAACCAGGTGGTTCGGTACCTTGAAGGCCCCGACGGCTTCGAGGGTTGGCTCGTGACAGTCGAGCTTGCCCTCATGGCCTCCGATCTTCAGGATCACACAGCCCGAACGCCTGACCCTGCGACTAAGGACTGGGTCATTGACGACATCAAGACCAGAGGCGTCATCATACACTACATCAGTCACGATCTGATTGTCAAGCTGAAGCAAGACGACTGGACTCCAAACTCCACGGCGAAGGCCACTATGGAGCGGCTCAAGACGATCCTCATGCACGTCGCGGAAGACTCGCGGCAAGACACGATAAAACAGTCCTTCAATATCTACCTCCGCAAATTCGGAACCATCGAACAATTCATTGACAAAATACATTGGTGCTGGACGCGACTCGAGGCAGTGCTTGACAAGCTTGACGAGAAGCTCTTCTGTATACGCAGCAATGGAAGGCTTCCGGGAAGCCGAGGCTGACTGGTACAACAGCTGGTCTGACGATGTTGGAAGGGacagccgccgacgaaggCGGTGATCTCTGTGTTCCTCGCGAGTAACGCTCGTCAGGACATCGACAGTAAGAGTGTCACGATGCTTGCCAAagacgacggcagcgtgAAGAcaggaaagaagaagaataaAAGAGGCAAGGGATCTTCCAACAACGAGACCACCACCTTCCAACAACAACCATTCGTCCCACAACAGCGagaacagcagcaa
Above is a genomic segment from Purpureocillium takamizusanense chromosome 2, complete sequence containing:
- a CDS encoding uncharacterized protein (EggNog:ENOG503PWNI): MTSSQPVLNQVVRYLEGPDGFEGWLVTVELALMASDLQDHTARTPDPATKDWVIDDIKTRGVIIHYISHDLIVKLKQDDWTPNSTAKATMERLKTILMHVAEDSRQDTIKQSFNIYLRKFGTIEQFIDKIHWCWTRLEAVLDKLDEKLFCIRSNGRLPGSRG